The window ctacacccatgtacacccaacaatagaatatcctcatagtaaataaaagctgtatttgacagtttgacagttcaaaaataggagtgctccgaccGTCACCAAACTGTACatgattactcgccaggtcaatccggagatttcctgaaagtttcattgaaatcggtccagccgtttagagccggagcctatacggaacatacctacacactttctcttttatatatatatattgattgcAAGAATATTCGTGACACCATATTACATGTTATCTAGTGGTCGGCATGTTTCACTACTGATCACGACGTTCTTGATTCGAATCTCGAAATTAAGTCGTAaaaataggcccgttttgacatttgtgcaagactgaaagaaactataatataaaaatcaattacatacagtgttttataaaatacgtaaatttttttgggatgttaaataatatgaaagaatatatcgcgagtattctttttgcgcttactttatagttgcatgcaatttataattgtttcgAAAATAGTTACGTTcgctgtcttttttttttatcctagagttgtaaccatttttttattgaatatcgAAATTTAATATTGcgtagtaatctttactgcaaagaatgagttTGGTACtcaaagccgcaaataaaattttgaattgacgacactaggttctaaataatgagtctgagttgatctgaccaagcggcacatgcctgaagcgtccccgcgcgcactgcgcagtttttcgttccacatcttgtaaagttgactgtgcgctcatttaagttttatatatacttattgtttactattacgttaactttggctcttcatttttgtgtgtgttgttgtataatacgaactctgtttcaacatgttgaaaagtggacgtataatcaacagccagtcacgcgaacTGGTtttgaagttaaaggaatactttgaacgaacgaacactttacaatacacaATCATATCATCAAgcactgatacaaacttgaattgatttatcgtgagtatcgagtacagagtcttatggttccataactagttacgtcgcgatgacaaatgtcaaaacgggcctattacttttttacgactatagttgtTTCGAAAAAGAATTCTCAGCACCAGCCCGGAGTGATGAAATTGGCGAAGTTCAACTCCAAAAGAAGCCATCAGTCTTTTATTTCAAAGTTGTTGTGgtattttattacaaagtttattataatagtcTATTAGACTCCAATGCTGGAATAAAGTCCTATCCCAACGGGAGGGTCTGCACACAATCACCACGCTAGGGTAGGCTAGTAGGGtaggtgatcgcagaagatggtagaaATGAGACGCTAGTCGTACGCTTCGTCACCGCGTACGACTCTCGCGAGAAGAGTGTGGTGTGGTGAATCCACGGCATTCAGACTGGAagacaacaatgctgcttagcgacaggAATAATCATGGcagcaattatttaaaaaaactattttatttcagtttggGGACCGGGGACAGGGGATATACCAAAATTgagagaattaaaataaaatgattataaaagacactcagattaaaaaaaaacaataattacaattaaaaaatgaaaattaaattacaattaaaattcaactattttatattatttcaggtTCGGAATCTGGTGCACATTATGCCATTATTATATTGCTAATTCTTTTACGAAGCACAGCTTAGAAGTCGGTGACTCCGGCAAACATGCCCGACGCACTACAATACCTCGCCTTTTTTAACAACATGGGCAGAGCAACTGGACTGTGAGGGTGTTAAagggtattttataattaccatTTATACggcatttatataaattactattCACGAAAAGTTTACAAATGGCAACAGATTGAAAATTGAATTATACCCGTGATAATAGTTACGTAGAAGTGGACACAATAACCTTCTTTTGTGTGAAACACAATAACGAGCGGCAGATATTCGAGCCGCGCCGCAAACTGCTCCTTAAATTAAACAGGGTTGACACTTTCCAAGTTTGTAAGGATAAATTATGAAGGCCAAACGAGTGGCAgtcgttaataataatattgttagttACGGAACATTGTTAGCTCGCTCCGAGGGGTGAATGTTAAGACTTGTATAATTTGGTTAACGTTGAAACCGCATCATACTGTGTGTAGTCTGTAGAAATCAGTGCTAATTGGGTTATGTGAGATATCTGCTTAGTGTTcactaaatataatatgttttacctAACACAATCTATCTAGTTCTTCTCTCTCTTTTTCTCATCTGTTAAGTTTATAGACACGTGCAAAGATACTGCAtataggaaacgttgcagtttcgatctactttttcaaaggtccgctctcaggccgcgattgccagagagtcgcaggttcaaatcctgtcggttccgaaattttttatatgaattttaaatttataaaattgataattcctctaagtgtaggtaaaattataaaaacttatgtccatttcgagtaaggcggtaatgttttgtcttacaaatactacatTATTATCACGGACGTAATATGAATTGGACTTCGGGTCAGCGCTCAAAGCGTCCGAACTAAAAGGGCACGCAAAAACGGTATGAATTTCGGGCCAGTCTTTATTTCCATCCACCACTAACAGATTACACGTACAAAATTACATATTGCGTGGTAAAAacatgcaaaaactactcaaccaaAGTGAGAAAAGAGCATGGCGTATCCTATTTCAAGTAAGTAAACCATTgctttatcatttaaaactacTATTTTGCTTAGAAacacagtattttatttaaatttgcattaaatCTGAGAACCCATCACGAAActaatcaataaacaaaaatagcatATCTGGCCTTTTCGTATGCGTTGCGCAGCATAGAAAAAAAGAGAACAACTATTCGTTCAATATACTCGGCTGGATTTCAATGAGTGATCGAACGATTTGAAACACTAGTAGTAGAttcacttattatttataaaaaaaaattatgtgattTTTTAGTtccattattttgtttttcttttcttatggcatggtatgtttaatttatttcagttttcctCGAGATCCTATACGTTGGTCACGATATGGAAAAACATTGTAGCTCGATCGCGACGAGACGAATCCCACAGTATTTGTTCGGATCAGTTTTTTCTTCAATATACCGTTGTCAACACACAATTGTCACTATACAATTGGGTCATTATACTTGCCAGCAAATAATTGCCAGACGACATACTAAAGCGAAGTACCTACTTAGCcttaaatctttattatttcaatttctttaaatacaattaaagtaTATGTTTATAATAGTAAATTGTTTGGTATTAAATTGatcaatagtataaaatatgttCTCTTAGAAAATTAGATTTGAAAGATTGGTTACTCTGGAGTTTCTTGCTTCACTTCTTCTCTATGACCTGTGTCCCCTGACGAAGTGGTAGTAGATTAAAAAGAGAACTAGgtatttaatatgaaatatatgaCCAACAAACCTTTGCAGAATTTTGctcgttttgtttttatttcttttaatttatgctTTATTATTACCGCAACCACAAGGATTATTGTTTATGAGCTTGAgacgattaaaaaaaacgttaagaTCAGCAAACCTTATAAACAAGCAGTCCGCGTCtgttttggtttaaaaaaaaacaaaaacgtagGAAAGCATGTAAAATAAGGTTTTTGCCAGTTATGGCCGTGCCAAAATCATTCCAGCCATTTTGGAGATTAGCCGGAACaaccagacagacagacaaatttaaaaaaataatgtttttttaaatgtgcggctaaacatatgtatgtataaacagTACTTTtaaaagcaggatcgctgcaaaatGCGATACTACTAAACTGTGATACTATAATAGCTACTACATTACTCCTAATAATTTTGACTGTTCGCTTTAAATCGCATCCTTTGGTAGACGCATCCCAGCAAACATACAGTTTGTAgcgaaattaatgaatttccgATTCGGCCACAGTATTTTACTAAGTCGATTCTACGAAAAAAACCGTTCTTTGCTGTAAACTATCgacgtatataatattttattcaaaagatactaaatttttgatttattgaaCCAAGTACAAACACTGTTTAGTTATTAATTGCAGAATTTTATATTCAATCTGAATGATAACAAATGATGCCATCGAAAATAGAATTCTAGATGACTCCAAACTTATATAAAGGTATTTCCcaatgttatattatgttatattatgttatattatgttatattatcggcccactacaggccacgggtctcctcccacaatgagaaggggtaaaggccgcagtccacgctggcccagtgcggattagtggacaaTGTTTCCCAATGTTGTCACCCCTTTATATAAGTTATTGATATAAGTCTGAACATAGAATCTAAGATTCAAACTGCATTCTTAGATATACCACTTCATGCGATGTAGTCacagaatagttttttttttaacatagaatttagtatatttttttaagcagagtacttattattgtataaaactaCGCACAAAGCTAAGGtacgtaattaaaaaagaaaacatcggAAAAAAACGTAAGTGTAACGAGTGCATATTTATTGactaaaatttttacaaaacttAAAGCATAGGTAAATTACTAGATGAGCCGATGAGCTTCGTGCCACCTAaacaacgccatctattgaatGTAATCCACAGTGAcaatttccatacaaaattacttatttcgattaggtattttgaattttcaggTGTTCCTTTAACCTCTTTGGgttttccttaattttctttttttgaatcCAGCTCTCACTGAggcaaacaaagaaaaaaaattcaaatctgtCCAAACATGTTCATCATTGATTTCTTCATTCATACTTGTAATATGCATGCGCGACAAGAGGTAAatatctctacccgttactcgtattttttctatagatatagaCAAACTATAGTATGCAAGGGAgaagataatgggtagacataactctCTCACGACGCGCATACTAGCCCTTCAAATGTAatagtttgttatgggctcatCTTAAACCAGGGCACGTTTTTGGatacctcgtagctttaggtttaagttggcgaacgaaattatcaccatccccttacaattatgtaaaaatatatttatgaacacTTATGAATCCTGATaagtgaacaaataaataaattgcaagggaaaaaaataatgatacgatTAGCAAGATACGATTTTTTACACCTAGTCCTAGGAGTCTCCAACTCTAGAAAatcataatatagtataatagacTTTTCAATATCGATTTGAGCAACTGCGGACCCCAAGGTCAATCATGGTACGAGCAATGAGTCCCACTTGGTACTgggtaaataaacataaacattcCCGCGCACAATAACTAGTGGTCACTAAGCACTGACCTTGACATGCGGTACAGCCAGCACCCGGCGCAGATCGTGTATGGCCGTCGCGGTGGTGGGCGCTGCGGCACCCGGTGTGGAACCGGACCGGAGCCGGGCCGCCGCTTCGAGGGCCGCCCGGGCCCGGGAGCGGCCCTCAGCCGCCGGGGCACGACCGCTCGTTACCACGACCGTACAGGCTATGCGGTCGTAAACCTGATGGTGCAGAATTTATAGGATTTTAAGAAAACAATCATCTTGATCATAATTACAGTTAACCATtattgaaacggtgatagcgcattgggtaggagctcgacttcactttcggggggcccagttcgtatcccagcacgcacctctaacttttctaagttatgttcgttttatgtaattaaatatcacttgcttcaacggtgaaggaaaacatcgtgaggaaacctgagtgttctgcataatgttttcaaagaagtccaccaataagcactgggccagcgttgtggactatggccttaaccctttccaattgtgggaggagacccgtgccctgcaatgggccggtaatgggttgatatgatgattaccGGCCCCCAAGGTGGCTACCCAacaccagtaaacgcagcgtaagtcGGCCCACAGcgtggacagacgatattaagcgggttgctggaagccgctggaaactccctacaaaggacCTATCTCCAGCAGTGAGCATCAATCTGTTgaagtgatgattatgattacCGGCCCACGTGTGAAAGTGCTGATAGCTCAAAGTTTAGCGCGTCCCTTTAGGAGGAAAACAGTTTGATCGTCTGCACGCACCCTTAACTTTACGGAGCTCTTTTGGGCTTTGCTTTAGGCCATTAGTCACTTGCTCGTGAAGAAatcgagagttctccataatgttccaaaAGACGTGTAAACTTGCACTGGGCTAGCATGGATGTGTATGGCCTAAGCCCTGCTCATTCTCAGGGAAGACAATTAGTGGAGTGTCTTCCAGTgagtaggacgtgtttcttgcatgctctgcaaagtgttgctccgtttacaggcgatggttttccacttactatcaggtgggccatctgcttagtccgtcaagactactactactacataaaTGAACaagtaattaaattgaaaatttaaaaactccCGAAAGAAGTCggtagttgtgaaaaaaaatttaatccgccattttgcggCGGCGACTCAATTGGACCGATTTTCGTCAAGAGCACTTCGACTAATGCAActttcaaacaaagaaaaacaaaagcacgcacgcacgcatgcTTGCTCGCACGCAGGCACACAGATatgttaaacttataacaccccgtcgtttttgcatcGGGGGTTAAAAAGAAAAGCGACACCATCGCAAGCATCTGGCTACAGCTACAGTTATAAGCTAAGATGTGTTAAAACTATACCAGAAGCCAGAATGAGTTGTTAGTAATCACCTCTAAGAGAGATCTTAATTGCAGATCATCGAGTACACTGTGGAAAAGGTCAGGGTCCATGAAACCGGGACCATCTTGGAGTACGGCCACATCGTCCAAAGACTCAACGATGAGATTCACAGCTGTAACAAAAATATGATTAGTATAGTCCTATTCCAACTTTATACCGTCGCAGAAGTTAGCTGCGAGAGTAGCTTCGCGCAGGTAGTCGTCCGCTTccgttttagactgcatcataacttacatACAAAGAGATTGCTTTTAAGGGCTTGCTTGTAGTGGCGGAAAAATGGCTCCGaaataagaaaacaattttACACGCAACTAAAAATTAGGCATGCGGCTCTTGCAGCAATAATAATCTCAAAAGACACCGGTATTCAAGCATTTGATAAAACACTTATTAACTTAACAGGACGAATGTTATTAAATAAGGAAGaccttaaaataataacagcGTAGACGCAACTAAAAATTAAGCGCACGGttcttgcagcaataagacgatatcgatatcgaaggAGCGGTTATGTTTTAacctatttttcaatttaaactttcatgagtaaaatacattttaaatgtgtaaTCGGCGGCTGAACTCGTGTAAATTGTTGTGCTAGTTACGAACCGATTCCTCGAAGGACAGACACAAGTGCCGGCAATTACACATTTGAAAGCTAAACCAACTCTTAACTTTGTGGGGAGTATGTTTTTTACCAGCAGCATTGGCCTCCTCCATAAGCACTAGACGCCGAGGTGGCTGTTCATCTTCCTCTTCATCATCAACAGAGGCAGCCGCGAGGGTCGCAGCACGAAGACGCCGCCGGCTGTTGAACTTCTTCAACTCCTCCACTGTATTCGATAAGTGGATTCTGTTCTGCTTGTCGCGATCCTAGAATTAGTATCGATTTGTAAAGAGAGCTGTTACCAGGGTTCTTAAGATGTTGTTTGTGTGTTTTGCACATGGCggtattacttccccggacagcTGTTCCGGTCCGTCCGTcctgacacaaaaagctctaaattTTAGTCCAAAGAATTGTTTTATAACATAAGACAGAAGAACATACCCTAATCCATCGGTGGTTAAGAACTTCTTGAATGTTAATCCTCTGCGTGTGATCCACCGTCAACATTCTTTGCACAAGATCTTTCGCTGCGTCGCTGATATCCTCCCATAGAGGTGCATcaaactacaaataaattgccGGTCAATAATGAATGAGTTCCCAAGTTACTGTTGTGGCGTTGAATGTTATGCTATATTGGATGTTAAGGATCAAAAGTTTGAACAAATAAACGAGGAGTTCAGCGAGCATTTTATCTACCAAGCCGGCAAGCAAATTTATTGGTTAGGCTGACAATGTGTAAAAGGCATCTTCTGTGGTAAGTGTCCtacacaatttatttaatgtatccaCGTTTCTATACTCAAAaacgaaatattttgtttgtttacgtgCCTCCCGGGATGATTTATATTGGCAATTAATGGAACAGGTAGGTTGCGATGCCTCTTTGGTTTTGCCTTTGCTGTCAAAATCTTTCcggtgtattttatatatattattaactatattCACACACACAGATTAACCAAAATACGCTCTCTACACAAGTTTCGTTTCAATACTGGAGCATCCTCGGAAGATATTCAGACTTAATAAGTATACTTTGTAGTTGTCGCAGATTACATTAAATAAGGATTATCTAAGGATTTGTTGCATATGGACAGGTCAGGTCTTAACCTGCCTTTATCTAAATATAGTGTTTTATTCTTTCATGTCACACGAAAATGGCAATAAGACAAAAATTAAtaggtcaataaaaaaaaacttacatgtaaTCGGCCACGACAAATAGCCTCGAAAAGTCTTTCCCTCGTTCCAGTAAAGGGCAAATAGCCCACGAGGAGTACATGCAAAAGAATCCCAGCGGCCCATACGTCTACCGGCTTCCCATACAATTGGCTCGATACTACTTCCGGAGCCATGTAGTGTGGAGTGCCGATACGACCTtgagaaaaaaaaggttttacgtTATCGGATCCATTACAAATagcttttaaaattgttttatatatttagtgcTGCAGCGgaatttctaaattaataataaaaacataaaatgtcGATATAATCctcttttttttgttgaatcAAATTAAGTAAGCAGTGATATTTTACATAGTCGCGCTTTTTAATAgctatatacaaaaatatctagtataatatattgtgaataatcaatttagtttgttttacttaaaacaatttgaaaaattGGACAAATTCTTGTTTTGCCTTACAATAAATAAGGTGTTAAT of the Pararge aegeria chromosome 10, ilParAegt1.1, whole genome shotgun sequence genome contains:
- the LOC120626842 gene encoding peripheral plasma membrane protein CASK-like, with translation MAEDEVLFDDVYELCEIIGKGPFSLVRRCVHRQTGQQFAVKIVDVARFTASPGLSTADLKREATICHMLKHPHIVELLETYSSEGMLYMVFEYMDGSDLCFEVVRRATAGFVYSEAVACHYMRQILEALRYCHENDIVHRDVRPHCVLLAGRDNCAPVKLGGFGVAAQLPTPTAHRAPPELVMDNRPLVGPMGQAYLKSDEYGRIGTPHYMAPEVVSSQLYGKPVDVWAAGILLHVLLVGYLPFTGTRERLFEAICRGRLHFDAPLWEDISDAAKDLVQRMLTVDHTQRINIQEVLNHRWIRDRDKQNRIHLSNTVEELKKFNSRRRLRAATLAAASVDDEEEDEQPPRRLVLMEEANAAAVNLIVESLDDVAVLQDGPGFMDPDLFHSVLDDLQLRSLLEVYDRIACTVVVTSGRAPAAEGRSRARAALEAAARLRSGSTPGAAAPTTATAIHDLRRVLAVPHVKVSA